CCCAATAAAAtggaacaggcaaaaaaacaaacaaggaattacATCACATGAGCTGGTATATATATAAAGAATAATACGATACGTAGGTACTTAGCAGTTCATTGTTTAGTTAGCCGCTCAGTCAATTTGTTTTGGAGAGAGTAAGGAGTGATGAATGTAGAAGGTTTGAGAGTCTTTTGTCAGATACTCATGTTTATTTGACCACCCTTTCAtcattgattacatttgttaaTTAGAGTATCAAttgataaatgttttcatttacattttccttgacagtatattttacatttaaaactgaCCTTGAATTGAAAGTCTAGGAATAACTGCAATCTGTTACTGACACAGAAAAGGTGGTGTGGATCAAAAAAACAGATGGCTGTGAAACAAATGTTTGCGAGTTTAAAACCAAGATgaggaatgtaaaaaaaatgtttactcaTTAATGTCAGTTATGTTTAAAACAAtgtgcacacatacagtacattttgagTTTTCCTTATgcagttttttcccccaaaaccATTACTACAGGTAACAAGACCGAGAACAAGACTAATCGTTAGGCAGCAACTTTACGTCTGAACAACTGTCGAACCCTGTTTCGAATCTGACTGAGGTTCATCCCATATATGATAGGATTTACCAGAGGAGGAACAACTAGAAACTCCACAGACATGATATTCCTCAGGGCCAACAGACTGGTGTTGCTGCCATAACGAGCATAAATCAAATCAAAGAATATGGATATGAAGAAGTTAGCCAGGGTGATCAGATGAGGCAGACAGGTCTGCATGAACTTCCTCCTCGTGGCCTGTGAACGCAGAGATGCTTTGATTAAGTTTATGTAAGATATCAAGATAAGTACTGCTTGAAAGAAGTGAAAAATCATGAAAAAATAGCCAGCGATGTTGTTGAGACTGCTGTCAAAACATGACAGCTTCACAACCTCCCAGTTTGAGCAGTAGAGTTTATCAATGTCAACACCACAGAGGGGTAACCTAACTGTTAGCACTATTCCAATTGCAACTTCCAGCCATGAGAAAAGCCATGTTAGAAGAATCAGTGTCCACACTTTTCTAATAGTCATAATACAGTGGTAGTGGAGTGGCTTACAGATGGCAACATATCTGTCATAAGCCATCATTGTTAAGTTGGTACATTCacaaaaaacatagaaaaaaattacaaataccTGGGTCAAACACCCAATGTATGTTATCACATGAGAGTCAAATAAAATATCATAAAGTATTTTTGGGTAGAAAGATGAAGCGCC
This genomic window from Esox lucius isolate fEsoLuc1 chromosome 7, fEsoLuc1.pri, whole genome shotgun sequence contains:
- the LOC105008656 gene encoding olfactory receptor 4S1-like gives rise to the protein MTTLFNSSKEIVFVLHGLKFMQTNGHIYFVFILILYLFTILTNLTLVFTIALEKMLHDPMYLFLCNLCFNGIIGASSFYPKILYDILFDSHVITYIGCLTQVFVIFFYVFCECTNLTMMAYDRYVAICKPLHYHCIMTIRKVWTLILLTWLFSWLEVAIGIVLTVRLPLCGVDIDKLYCSNWEVVKLSCFDSSLNNIAGYFFMIFHFFQAVLILISYINLIKASLRSQATRRKFMQTCLPHLITLANFFISIFFDLIYARYGSNTSLLALRNIMSVEFLVVPPLVNPIIYGMNLSQIRNRVRQLFRRKVAA